From a single Sporosarcina oncorhynchi genomic region:
- a CDS encoding putative holin-like toxin — MVTYEAINMMFQFGIFLAAIATTIVAIIALSTNRKK, encoded by the coding sequence ATGGTGACATACGAAGCAATAAATATGATGTTCCAATTTGGAATATTTCTCGCAGCGATAGCAACAACCATCGTAGCGATCATTGCTCTATCCACCAATAGAAAAAAGTAA
- a CDS encoding DUF2691 family protein yields MEGAVFYIRGEYGKQLYEILEGIVDPSWYWSVGPEESYFIGPGGLGDPFFGADVEIMDGPTFMRHISKEKYFLIFADIKAFPTSESVVEIFNENEFMKSSCKLGLFVSDSTQVIVYSRDKQIISDIFKRAETMGYSDIRLMTKEAIIAAIWGWMQI; encoded by the coding sequence ATGGAAGGTGCAGTATTTTATATAAGAGGTGAGTACGGTAAACAATTGTATGAAATATTGGAGGGTATTGTAGATCCCTCTTGGTATTGGTCAGTGGGTCCGGAAGAATCGTACTTTATAGGGCCGGGGGGATTAGGTGATCCTTTTTTTGGAGCAGATGTTGAAATTATGGATGGTCCAACATTTATGAGACACATTTCTAAAGAAAAATACTTTTTAATATTTGCAGATATAAAAGCTTTTCCTACATCGGAAAGCGTAGTTGAGATTTTTAATGAAAATGAATTCATGAAAAGCTCCTGTAAACTCGGTCTCTTTGTCAGCGATTCCACACAAGTGATCGTCTACTCACGAGACAAACAAATCATATCGGACATTTTTAAACGGGCCGAAACTATGGGGTATAGTGATATTAGATTAATGACTAAAGAAGCTATAATTGCAGCTATATGGGGTTGGATGCAAATATGA
- a CDS encoding sensor histidine kinase — protein sequence MSSWLIIVILTGLLLILFASYLFLLYDIRMMTKQLEGIVGNFGTNEIVRTSTHHRALSKFAATINKLISVFKQDQRRGVARELNLKQEITNISHDFRTPLTSMKGFSELLSDSTLKESEKQEYLAVVQKKIDHLIDIVDLFYELSQLNSSDQNMSIEKVDLHQTVIDVLLSFYDEFEKKQLEVRFEESGRLPIVADQKAVSRIVANIIQNALAYSKSLVTIQLTEEGAFTRLQVTNDFASMDAAQVERIFDRTFRMDSSRSDGQLGLGLHIVRQLIGNLGGQAVAEVDGDTFTLAVSFKRWGA from the coding sequence ATGAGCAGCTGGCTGATCATTGTGATTTTAACAGGGCTCCTGCTCATCCTATTTGCATCCTATCTGTTTCTGCTGTACGACATCCGCATGATGACGAAACAGCTTGAAGGGATTGTCGGGAACTTCGGGACGAATGAAATCGTACGGACGAGCACGCATCACCGAGCGTTGTCGAAATTCGCCGCCACCATCAACAAACTCATTTCCGTGTTCAAACAAGACCAGCGGCGGGGAGTTGCACGAGAGCTGAATTTAAAACAAGAGATCACGAACATTTCGCATGACTTCCGTACACCTTTGACATCGATGAAAGGATTTTCGGAACTGCTGTCGGATTCGACATTGAAGGAAAGTGAAAAGCAGGAATACTTGGCTGTTGTCCAGAAGAAAATCGATCATTTGATTGACATCGTGGATCTGTTTTATGAACTGTCGCAGTTGAATTCATCCGATCAGAACATGTCGATCGAGAAAGTGGATTTACATCAAACTGTCATCGATGTCCTCCTTTCGTTCTATGATGAGTTTGAAAAGAAGCAATTAGAAGTTCGTTTCGAGGAAAGCGGGCGTCTGCCAATAGTGGCGGATCAGAAGGCTGTGAGCCGAATTGTCGCCAATATCATCCAAAATGCACTCGCTTATAGTAAAAGCCTGGTGACAATCCAACTCACGGAAGAAGGGGCCTTTACTCGCCTGCAAGTGACAAATGATTTTGCGTCCATGGATGCTGCACAGGTGGAACGGATTTTCGACCGGACGTTCAGGATGGATAGCAGCCGATCAGACGGGCAGCTCGGACTTGGTTTGCATATCGTCCGTCAGCTCATCGGGAATTTAGGAGGGCAGGCGGTAGCTGAAGTGGATGGCGATACATTCACCTTAGCCGTTTCATTCAAGAGATGGGGAGCGTAG
- a CDS encoding response regulator transcription factor, which translates to MQEKKRILIIEDDPEINKLLRIMLTDKTVETVQAYSGTEGLLQLQMDRFDLILLDLMLPGKSGEELIGEIRQQNAIPIIVISAKTDVNHKVSVLKMGADDYITKPFHQQEVAARVDVQLRKVGQSSRQPVELVWQDLQLHTEKRSVCLSGHMLQMTNAEFDILLVLMRQPERAFSKREIYESIWKDTYYGDDNTISVHMSNLRRKMAEHTSRDYIKTVWGVGFMLV; encoded by the coding sequence ATGCAGGAAAAGAAGAGGATTTTAATCATAGAAGATGATCCGGAGATCAATAAGCTGCTGCGGATCATGTTGACGGATAAGACGGTTGAGACTGTGCAGGCCTATTCAGGGACAGAAGGGCTGCTGCAGTTGCAGATGGACAGATTCGATCTGATTTTGTTGGATTTGATGCTGCCGGGAAAGAGCGGCGAGGAGCTGATCGGGGAGATTCGCCAGCAGAACGCCATTCCTATCATCGTCATTTCAGCGAAGACGGATGTGAATCATAAAGTGAGTGTCCTGAAAATGGGCGCAGATGACTATATTACGAAGCCGTTCCATCAGCAGGAAGTTGCTGCGAGGGTGGACGTGCAGTTGAGAAAAGTGGGACAGTCATCACGACAGCCTGTGGAACTCGTATGGCAGGATCTGCAGCTGCATACCGAGAAGAGGTCCGTTTGTCTGTCGGGTCATATGCTTCAAATGACGAATGCGGAATTTGATATTCTGCTTGTATTAATGCGTCAGCCAGAGCGCGCCTTTTCGAAAAGGGAGATTTATGAAAGCATTTGGAAAGATACGTACTATGGCGATGACAACACAATCAGCGTACATATGTCGAACTTGCGCCGGAAAATGGCCGAACACACTTCCAGGGACTATATAAAAACCGTTTGGGGCGTCGGCTTTATGTTAGTGTAA
- a CDS encoding NAD(P)/FAD-dependent oxidoreductase produces the protein MNEQEVYDVTIIGGGPAGLYSTFYSGLREMKTKIIDFQPRLGGKIQVYPEKMIWDVGGLTPIPGARLMEQLIEQAMTFSPEVVLNEKIDSIVKVDDVFELIAASGRKHYSKTVITAVGSGILKPKKLQIEGAERFEVSNIHYTVQSLKRFKDKIIVISGGGDTAIDWANELVPIAKQVYLTYRKDSMSGHEAQVSQLLSSSAICLPQTSITRLIASDTHEKIERVELTCQDSSEVLMLEVDDVIISHGYEQDSSLLKNSELEIEMVDDFYIAGDAMSRSSVPGLFAAGDILKHSGKLWLIAGAFQDAANAVNSAKQFIEPGANKVAMVSSHNEVFSERNRKLLKKMMNTPSSEASAAEGIRV, from the coding sequence ATGAATGAGCAGGAAGTATATGATGTGACAATAATCGGTGGGGGACCGGCAGGACTCTACTCGACTTTTTATAGCGGCTTACGTGAAATGAAGACAAAAATTATTGATTTCCAGCCACGTCTCGGTGGGAAAATTCAAGTGTATCCAGAAAAGATGATTTGGGATGTAGGTGGATTGACGCCGATACCCGGCGCGCGGCTGATGGAACAACTTATCGAGCAAGCGATGACGTTTTCGCCGGAAGTGGTGCTGAATGAAAAAATCGATTCAATCGTCAAGGTAGATGATGTATTTGAGCTGATAGCCGCATCAGGTCGTAAGCATTATTCAAAGACAGTCATTACGGCGGTCGGGAGTGGGATTCTGAAGCCGAAGAAATTGCAAATCGAAGGTGCAGAGCGGTTTGAAGTATCAAATATTCATTATACGGTGCAATCATTGAAGCGATTCAAAGATAAGATTATTGTCATTTCGGGCGGCGGCGACACAGCGATCGATTGGGCAAATGAACTTGTACCGATTGCGAAGCAGGTCTATTTGACATACCGGAAAGATTCTATGTCAGGGCATGAAGCGCAAGTGTCTCAGCTTCTTAGCAGCTCAGCCATTTGTTTGCCGCAGACAAGCATTACAAGACTGATTGCATCCGATACACATGAAAAAATCGAGCGGGTTGAGCTGACTTGCCAGGATTCGAGCGAGGTGCTGATGCTTGAAGTGGATGACGTCATTATCAGTCATGGCTATGAGCAAGATTCTAGTTTATTGAAAAACAGCGAATTGGAGATCGAGATGGTTGACGATTTTTATATCGCAGGTGATGCGATGAGCCGTTCATCCGTTCCTGGTTTGTTTGCGGCAGGCGATATTCTTAAGCATAGTGGCAAGCTTTGGCTAATTGCGGGCGCTTTTCAAGACGCGGCCAATGCGGTGAACAGCGCAAAGCAGTTTATTGAGCCTGGTGCGAACAAAGTTGCAATGGTCTCGTCGCATAACGAAGTCTTTTCGGAGCGGAATCGAAAGCTGTTGAAAAAAATGATGAACACTCCATCGTCGGAAGCAAGTGCGGCAGAAGGAATCCGCGTCTGA
- a CDS encoding MFS transporter produces the protein MKAVASELSLVKNRNFLLLWGSSTISSFGMQMYSIAIPLLIYDLSKSALAMSMMRAIEFFPNIFLGMLAGALVDRLNRKTMMVWTSFIQVISMFGIVMLLLTNHIELWHLYILGFILSSAGYTFGNANHSVLPQIVSKDQLTSANAKLSFIDTLIRMIGPGVAGVLIAVFSYTSTLTIYLICLLIMYVFMQFLNVPPTAKREDTSHSIWKEMKEGIVELFNNKILLTPTIAVLFSNFASSLVIGVLIFFATDQIGADSKQVGFMFTISAVGGLIGASLISRIRKRFGRGVIYTYSLVFDILSMCLLLFAQTWWTIGISLAIRTFSTTLSNIVYFTIRQEFTPNHLLGRVAGTSSMLMKLTLPLGLFIAGLWAEWFPIRILFFISMCIFIVLFVRLFFHPFKKLV, from the coding sequence ATGAAGGCAGTCGCTTCAGAGCTTTCACTAGTTAAAAATCGGAACTTCTTGCTGTTATGGGGGAGCTCCACTATTTCGAGTTTCGGCATGCAAATGTATAGCATTGCGATTCCATTGCTCATTTACGATCTAAGTAAATCCGCATTGGCAATGAGCATGATGCGAGCGATTGAATTCTTTCCGAATATCTTTTTAGGAATGCTTGCAGGGGCGTTGGTCGATCGATTAAATCGAAAAACCATGATGGTGTGGACAAGTTTCATTCAAGTAATTTCAATGTTTGGCATTGTCATGTTGCTCCTGACAAATCATATTGAGCTATGGCATCTCTACATCCTCGGCTTCATCTTATCCTCCGCAGGGTATACATTCGGCAATGCGAATCACTCCGTACTTCCCCAAATCGTTTCAAAGGACCAATTGACTTCGGCCAATGCCAAGCTGTCGTTCATTGATACGCTGATTCGGATGATTGGTCCGGGAGTTGCGGGTGTACTGATCGCCGTATTTTCCTACACGTCGACGTTAACGATTTACCTTATCTGTTTGCTGATCATGTATGTATTTATGCAATTTTTGAATGTCCCGCCAACTGCGAAACGGGAGGATACGTCACATTCCATCTGGAAGGAGATGAAGGAAGGGATTGTCGAGCTGTTTAACAATAAAATTCTATTAACGCCAACTATCGCGGTACTTTTCAGCAATTTCGCATCCAGTCTCGTCATTGGCGTACTCATCTTCTTCGCAACCGATCAGATCGGTGCCGATTCCAAGCAAGTCGGTTTCATGTTTACGATTTCTGCAGTCGGTGGGCTTATCGGCGCCAGTCTCATTAGCAGAATCCGTAAGCGTTTCGGCCGCGGCGTCATTTATACATACTCGCTAGTCTTTGACATCCTTTCCATGTGTCTGCTACTATTCGCACAAACATGGTGGACAATCGGCATCTCCCTTGCGATACGGACGTTCTCAACGACATTATCCAATATCGTCTACTTCACAATTCGTCAGGAATTCACACCGAATCATCTGCTTGGAAGAGTCGCGGGGACATCATCCATGCTTATGAAGTTAACCCTTCCGTTAGGGCTCTTCATCGCCGGCCTATGGGCGGAATGGTTTCCGATACGCATCTTGTTTTTCATTTCGATGTGTATTTTTATTGTACTGTTTGTTCGACTGTTCTTTCATCCGTTTAAGAAACTTGTGTAA
- a CDS encoding YvrJ family protein: MEQWINLIQQIGFPIFVSFYLLHRLETKLEAIHNALVSLKVN, translated from the coding sequence ATGGAGCAGTGGATAAATCTTATACAACAAATCGGATTTCCGATTTTTGTATCGTTTTACCTTTTGCACCGGCTTGAGACGAAACTCGAGGCCATACACAATGCGCTTGTTTCTTTGAAGGTGAATTGA
- a CDS encoding DUF1659 domain-containing protein gives MATIEFRSAVGKVYFDGGLTEDGKMIRKSKSYRNVSEAATADSLHNALTQLALLSDYPFIGAERVETADIMN, from the coding sequence ATGGCGACAATCGAATTTAGAAGTGCAGTTGGAAAAGTGTACTTCGACGGCGGGTTGACGGAGGATGGGAAAATGATCCGTAAATCGAAATCCTACCGTAATGTTTCAGAAGCGGCGACGGCTGATAGCTTACACAATGCCCTTACACAATTGGCACTGCTTTCCGACTATCCATTTATCGGAGCAGAAAGAGTAGAAACAGCTGACATTATGAACTAA
- a CDS encoding ABC transporter ATP-binding protein: protein METVIRTAQLTKSFKGTNVIKPFDFTLYKGEICALIGQNGAGKSTVFKMLSGQLIPSSGEIQLFGGIGRHNVEARRRMGFLIETPAFFPDFTAEQNLKYYALQRGIVEKNRIAEVLAIVNLADEKRKRFKAYSMGMKQRLGLALCLLANPDCLVLDEPINGLDAEGIREMRNLLIRLNEEKQITIFISSHILTELHLLAKRFVFLKDGVVVEDISKEALQEKSRKQLIVSVEDAAKAVRLLEQNYPSVSYQVLPDQVITIDGHIEDGGEINRLFTMNGVTVREFRAEARNLEEYFLELVGGAAV, encoded by the coding sequence ATGGAGACAGTCATTCGAACAGCACAGCTGACGAAAAGCTTCAAAGGGACGAATGTTATCAAACCGTTCGACTTCACGTTGTATAAGGGAGAGATATGTGCATTGATCGGCCAGAACGGAGCCGGGAAATCGACAGTTTTTAAAATGCTGTCAGGACAGCTGATTCCGTCGTCGGGTGAAATCCAGTTATTCGGGGGTATCGGACGGCACAATGTGGAGGCAAGGCGGCGCATGGGCTTCCTAATTGAGACGCCAGCTTTCTTTCCCGACTTCACAGCCGAGCAGAATTTGAAATACTATGCCCTTCAGCGGGGAATTGTGGAAAAGAACCGGATTGCTGAGGTGTTGGCAATCGTCAATTTGGCGGATGAGAAGAGGAAGCGGTTCAAGGCATATTCGATGGGGATGAAGCAACGATTAGGCCTCGCCCTTTGTCTGCTTGCCAATCCGGATTGCTTAGTGCTGGATGAGCCGATCAATGGACTGGACGCGGAAGGGATTCGAGAAATGCGCAACTTGCTGATCAGGCTGAATGAAGAGAAGCAGATCACGATATTTATCTCAAGTCATATTCTCACCGAACTGCATTTATTGGCCAAGCGGTTTGTGTTTCTGAAAGACGGCGTAGTCGTAGAAGATATTTCGAAAGAGGCACTGCAGGAGAAAAGCCGGAAACAGCTGATCGTGTCGGTGGAAGATGCGGCAAAAGCTGTACGTCTGTTGGAACAGAACTATCCTTCGGTTTCCTATCAGGTATTGCCGGATCAAGTGATCACCATCGATGGTCACATTGAGGACGGTGGGGAGATCAACCGCTTGTTTACGATGAACGGCGTGACCGTAAGGGAATTCCGCGCGGAAGCTCGAAACTTGGAAGAATACTTCTTAGAATTGGTCGGAGGTGCAGCGGTATGA
- a CDS encoding TVP38/TMEM64 family protein: MEQLLLDIVQNDSSTAWLYHFLFMVLVSMIPFAPIPVLAALIASNHAFFPGLAINMLGSTLGSFLLFLLSKSVLRNAALNYVNKKQQLSKFFALIEKNGFVAVLLARIVPFVPTAAINVIAGISNVRVGAFITATLLGKLPLILAYTLAGHQLAAGNWGTVLIIALYVLTLFLIGMKLKQKWSQ; the protein is encoded by the coding sequence ATGGAACAATTACTCTTAGACATTGTACAAAATGACAGCTCTACCGCTTGGCTTTATCATTTTTTATTCATGGTGCTCGTTTCCATGATTCCTTTTGCGCCTATACCTGTTCTCGCTGCACTCATTGCAAGTAATCATGCGTTCTTTCCAGGCTTGGCTATTAATATGCTTGGGTCAACACTCGGATCCTTCCTGTTATTCCTCTTAAGTAAAAGCGTACTGCGCAATGCCGCACTAAACTATGTAAACAAGAAACAGCAGTTATCGAAATTCTTTGCATTAATTGAAAAAAACGGCTTTGTAGCTGTACTGCTTGCGCGCATCGTCCCGTTTGTACCGACTGCAGCCATTAATGTAATCGCAGGCATATCGAATGTACGTGTCGGTGCTTTTATCACCGCAACATTGTTAGGCAAGCTCCCCCTCATACTCGCCTATACGCTTGCCGGTCATCAACTAGCAGCTGGCAATTGGGGTACCGTCCTAATTATCGCCCTTTATGTACTTACTCTATTTTTAATAGGGATGAAATTAAAGCAGAAGTGGAGTCAATGA
- a CDS encoding ABC transporter permease produces the protein MINYLKSEQYRLLRRKSLHVTSLVCLLLIAAAGAVLAYFGKIEPSFPYATTIFYYSNVLGGGGLIILVAFIVNISLTGKDTAVLKNAVSFGIERKTVYWSKLILTLVYFLVLCIIGLSLLIGIGETFLPTESGSVSNLMVAVANMTPIILGAFLLIHSLKLLQIGDVYILVILLGIYGFAGNLLWVLAKKFPFFKKLYEYAPDTLMSRNLMEFMDKTAHIGFPYFLTGGLLGAAAIVIGILQFSKKPID, from the coding sequence ATGATCAATTATTTGAAAAGTGAACAGTATAGGCTGTTGCGGAGAAAATCATTGCATGTGACGAGTCTTGTCTGCCTTCTGCTCATTGCTGCGGCTGGAGCGGTGCTCGCTTATTTTGGTAAGATTGAGCCTTCCTTCCCTTACGCTACGACCATTTTTTATTATTCGAATGTGCTTGGAGGTGGAGGGCTCATTATTTTGGTAGCGTTCATCGTCAATATCAGCTTAACCGGAAAAGATACGGCGGTGCTGAAGAACGCGGTTTCGTTCGGGATTGAGAGGAAGACAGTGTACTGGTCCAAGCTGATTCTCACATTAGTCTATTTCCTGGTCCTTTGCATCATCGGGCTAAGTCTCTTGATCGGTATTGGAGAAACATTCCTGCCAACGGAAAGCGGATCCGTCAGCAATTTGATGGTGGCGGTGGCAAATATGACACCAATTATTCTTGGCGCGTTTCTGTTAATTCATTCGCTGAAGTTATTACAAATAGGCGATGTGTATATTTTAGTCATTTTGCTCGGCATATACGGCTTTGCCGGAAACCTTCTATGGGTGTTGGCGAAGAAGTTCCCTTTCTTTAAAAAGTTGTATGAGTATGCGCCTGATACACTCATGAGCCGGAATCTGATGGAATTCATGGACAAGACGGCGCATATCGGTTTCCCGTATTTTCTAACCGGCGGACTGCTGGGCGCAGCGGCGATCGTCATCGGGATTTTGCAGTTCTCAAAGAAACCAATTGACTGA
- a CDS encoding ABC transporter ATP-binding protein: MVRLVTEAISISYGEQQIVKNLDIQIPDKKITAIIGSNGCGKSTLLKAITRIIPHQSGTVMLDGKDISKENTKTLAKQMAILPQTPESASGLTVGELVSYGRFPYQNSFGRLTKRDYEMIDWALEVTGTTSYKYRPVDALSGGQRQRVWIAMALAQETEIIFLDEPTTYLDMAHQLEVLELLQQLNYEQDRTIVMVLHDLNQAARFADSIIALKDGQIVKAGPCEEVIVPDVLREVFQIDAVIGRDPRTAKPMCITYNLLKGEN, encoded by the coding sequence TTGGTGCGACTTGTTACAGAGGCGATCAGTATCAGCTATGGTGAACAACAAATCGTGAAAAATCTCGACATTCAGATCCCTGATAAGAAGATTACCGCCATCATCGGATCTAACGGTTGCGGAAAATCCACTCTGTTGAAAGCCATCACGAGAATCATTCCCCACCAATCGGGCACGGTGATGCTGGACGGCAAAGACATCTCCAAGGAAAATACGAAAACCCTTGCGAAACAGATGGCTATCCTTCCCCAAACCCCTGAAAGCGCCAGCGGTCTTACAGTAGGCGAACTCGTCTCCTACGGCAGATTCCCTTATCAAAACAGCTTCGGTCGATTGACGAAACGGGATTATGAAATGATTGACTGGGCACTTGAGGTGACTGGAACAACCTCTTATAAATATCGCCCTGTCGATGCATTGTCCGGTGGCCAACGCCAGCGAGTCTGGATCGCAATGGCACTCGCGCAGGAAACCGAAATCATTTTTTTGGATGAACCGACGACCTATCTCGATATGGCGCATCAGCTTGAAGTGCTTGAATTGCTTCAACAGCTGAATTATGAGCAGGACCGGACGATTGTAATGGTGTTGCATGATCTGAATCAGGCAGCACGTTTCGCAGATTCGATTATTGCGTTGAAAGACGGTCAAATTGTGAAAGCAGGGCCGTGCGAGGAAGTTATTGTCCCTGACGTATTGCGAGAAGTGTTTCAAATCGATGCCGTTATTGGACGCGACCCACGGACGGCTAAACCAATGTGCATTACATACAACTTACTTAAAGGAGAAAATTGA
- a CDS encoding iron-hydroxamate ABC transporter substrate-binding protein → MKKLIIPFVLLLVLVVGACGKSETTPKEDNATPAESEAATFTYESETGPVEVPTNPKRVVMLSGFTGNVIQLGVPVVGADIWSKDNPTFEKEMQDVEEVSDEDLEKIIELDPDLIIGLSTIKNGDKLQAIAPTVTYTWGKLDYLNQHIEIGKLLNKEEEAKAWVEDFTKRVEEAGDEIRAEIGEDATVSVLETYGKDIYVFGDNWARGTEILYQGMGLKMPEKVKEMALESGYFALSAEVIPEYAGDYIVLSKYSDADNSFQETQTYQNIPAVKNGHLFEMKGEGASFSDPVTLEKQLQFFKDSFLGK, encoded by the coding sequence ATGAAAAAATTGATCATCCCATTCGTTCTTTTGCTTGTGCTCGTCGTAGGCGCTTGCGGCAAAAGTGAGACAACACCAAAAGAGGACAATGCAACACCTGCTGAATCAGAAGCTGCAACGTTCACATATGAATCCGAGACAGGTCCAGTAGAAGTACCGACAAATCCGAAGCGCGTCGTCATGCTGTCTGGATTTACAGGCAACGTCATCCAGCTCGGCGTCCCGGTTGTCGGGGCCGATATCTGGTCCAAAGACAATCCAACATTTGAAAAAGAAATGCAGGATGTCGAAGAAGTATCGGATGAAGACCTTGAGAAAATTATCGAGCTCGACCCTGACTTAATCATTGGATTGTCCACCATTAAAAATGGCGATAAATTGCAGGCGATTGCTCCAACGGTCACCTACACATGGGGCAAACTTGATTACCTAAACCAACATATTGAAATCGGAAAGTTATTGAATAAAGAAGAAGAAGCAAAAGCATGGGTAGAAGACTTTACAAAGCGCGTCGAGGAGGCAGGCGATGAAATCCGTGCTGAAATTGGCGAGGATGCGACGGTCTCTGTACTGGAAACCTACGGCAAGGACATTTATGTGTTCGGTGACAACTGGGCGCGTGGAACAGAGATTCTCTACCAGGGAATGGGCTTGAAAATGCCTGAAAAAGTGAAAGAAATGGCTTTGGAATCGGGTTATTTCGCACTATCTGCTGAAGTCATCCCCGAGTATGCAGGCGATTATATCGTGTTGAGCAAGTATTCAGATGCTGATAACTCCTTTCAAGAGACACAGACCTATCAAAATATACCAGCCGTGAAAAATGGCCATCTTTTCGAAATGAAGGGTGAAGGGGCTTCTTTCTCCGACCCTGTCACGCTTGAAAAACAGCTTCAGTTCTTCAAGGATTCGTTTTTAGGGAAATAA
- a CDS encoding DUF2922 domain-containing protein, with protein sequence MAKTLQLNFTTAAGKQTSLSVDEPKAGLTAVEVETAMQEIINSQVFQVDGSFLATVKGARIIDRNVEELVNP encoded by the coding sequence ATGGCGAAAACGTTACAATTAAACTTTACGACAGCTGCAGGGAAACAGACATCCCTGTCAGTGGACGAGCCAAAAGCTGGATTAACAGCAGTCGAGGTGGAAACAGCCATGCAAGAGATTATTAATTCACAGGTTTTTCAAGTGGATGGCTCTTTCCTGGCAACTGTAAAAGGCGCACGTATTATCGATCGCAATGTTGAAGAACTTGTAAATCCATAA
- a CDS encoding FecCD family ABC transporter permease → MKKIMRTPIPYLVKLLTAIAVFVCVFGISLVFGAADIALRDVWLALVSSTSNDQISIIREIRLPREVAALFVGAALAVSGAIMQGMTRNPLADPGLLGLTAGANAALAITIAFLPAANYFWTMVACFIGAAVGASLVFGIGAMKKGGFSPIRIVLAGAAISAFLYAIAEGIGIYFRISKDVSMWTAGGTIGTTWGQLSIIVPFILIGMTISFFLSRQLTILSLSEEVAVGLGQKTGHIKAILFAVIIILAGASVALVGNMAFIGLMIPHIVRVFVGTDYRFILPMSAIVGATFMLLADTLGRTINAPYETPVVAIVTVAGLPFFLAIVRRGGKAFS, encoded by the coding sequence ATGAAAAAAATCATGCGGACTCCGATTCCGTACCTAGTTAAATTATTGACCGCGATTGCCGTATTTGTATGCGTGTTCGGCATATCTTTGGTATTCGGCGCTGCTGATATTGCTCTTCGGGACGTTTGGTTGGCGCTTGTATCTTCAACGTCAAACGATCAGATTTCCATCATACGGGAAATCCGGTTGCCGCGGGAAGTTGCTGCCTTGTTTGTCGGAGCAGCTCTTGCAGTGTCAGGTGCAATCATGCAAGGGATGACTAGAAATCCGCTCGCCGATCCCGGCTTGCTCGGACTGACAGCTGGAGCGAATGCAGCTCTTGCCATCACAATTGCATTTCTTCCTGCTGCGAATTACTTTTGGACGATGGTCGCTTGTTTCATTGGTGCAGCAGTGGGCGCGTCTCTCGTTTTCGGCATTGGCGCCATGAAAAAAGGCGGCTTCTCACCGATTCGTATTGTCCTTGCTGGTGCCGCCATTTCAGCGTTTCTATACGCAATCGCTGAAGGAATCGGTATCTATTTCCGAATTTCTAAAGATGTCTCCATGTGGACAGCGGGAGGTACGATCGGTACGACGTGGGGCCAGTTGAGCATCATTGTTCCATTCATCCTTATCGGCATGACCATCTCATTTTTCTTGTCTCGGCAGCTTACCATTTTAAGTCTGAGCGAGGAAGTAGCCGTCGGTCTCGGGCAAAAAACCGGCCACATAAAAGCCATCTTGTTTGCAGTCATTATCATTCTGGCAGGCGCTTCCGTTGCACTTGTCGGCAACATGGCATTCATCGGACTAATGATTCCTCATATTGTGAGAGTATTTGTCGGAACGGATTACCGTTTTATCTTGCCGATGTCTGCCATTGTCGGTGCTACTTTCATGCTGTTGGCGGATACGCTCGGACGAACGATCAATGCACCTTATGAGACACCTGTCGTCGCAATTGTTACTGTTGCAGGATTGCCATTCTTCCTTGCCATCGTTCGGAGAGGGGGCAAGGCATTCTCATGA